GGCCGAGAGCAGATTGTCGAGCTGGCCGGCGTCCGCGACCTTCAGCTTGATCAGCCAGCCGCCGCCGTAGGGCTCCTTGTTGATGATCTCCGGCTCTTCCACGGCCGCCTGGTTGATCTCGCTGATTTCGCCGCCGATCGGCGTGAACAGCTCGGAGACCGACTTGACCGACTCGATCTCGCCGATCTTGCCGAACTGCTCAACAGATGTGCCGGCGGCAGAAAGGCTGAGGTAGACGATGTCGCCGAGCTGGTCCTGGGCGAAGTCCGTGATGCCCACCGTGGCCGTCTCCCCCTCCAGCCGCACCCACTCGTGCTCCTTCGAGTACTTCAAGTCGCGCGGAGTCTCCATCGCTGCTCCTTACAGATGGTTTCAAAACCGGCGTTCAGGTGCGATCGCACACCTACAAGGGGGAACTCGAGCCGGTTTTGAAACCATGTCTTAGCGCCTATCCCGTAAGGCGTACAGATTGACCATCAGGGGAGGTGGCGCCGCTCAGTCTTCGGGAAGAGCAGCAAAGGCTTTCTTTGTCTTCAGATACCACCCCATCCCTTTGATGGGATTTTTCCACCTGCCCCGCATCGCCTTCAAGGCATCAATGTGCGTTCCGTCACCACCGGAGACCATTTCTTTTAGATGTTTATCCTGGGCTTTTATAACCTCATCAGCCGAAGTTCCATGAAACTGGGTATCACATGGACCACCCATTTGTTTGCATGTCATTGTTTTCAACCCCTATCCCTCCATGGCTCCGGTGAGCAACGGTGTGTGGTTGCACACTGCGGAGTATGACCATTATCGGCAGCAGAGCAGTCGTGGCAAACAGCTCAAGTGTAGGGCAGGTCTGCGCCCGATGCCTCTTCGTCTCTCACTGCTGCTCGGCCGTAGACGGAATGTTCGTTATCTATCACGGAAGGGATCCTCTGTGGGGTAACACGACAGATATGGGAGAGCCTGCCCCGCATGCGAGTGGCGTCTTTCGCTGGTGGCATCACTCCGCCCCGCCGCCCGAGCCGGCACAAGCCGTCAGGAAACAGCAAATAAAGGGGGATGACACGGCGTATGGTGCAGCAGACGCTTGCTGTTGCCAGGTCCGCATATTCTGAGCCGGTCGCCGGTCCACGAGCTTCTACTCCCTATTCGCCGCTCTGTAAAACGGCCGCTTCACCACCGCGGCGGGCACGGCGCGGCCGCGGATCTCGACCTCCAGTGCCGTGCCGGGCTTCGCCAGATCCAGCGGCAGATAGGCCATGCCGATGCCGGCATTGATGGTTGGCGAGAAGCTGCCGCTGGTGAGCGCGCCCAGCTCGCGACCCTCGTGTCGCACTGTGTAGCCGTGGCGCGGCACCGCCCGCTCCGTTGCGCGGATGCAGGAGAGGCGGCGATCGGTGGCGCCGCGGGTGTTCTGCAGTGCTTGCCGGCCTTCGAAGGGCCGCTCGGCGTCGAGGGAGACGACCCAGCCGAGGCCCGCCTCCCAGGGTGTGGTCGTGGTGTCGATGTCGTTGCCGTAGAGCGGCAGCGCCGCCTCCAACCGCAGCACGTCGCGGGCGCCGAGGCCGCAGGGCGTGACGCCGGCGGCAACCAGCGCCTCCCAGAGGCTGCGGCCGGCGTCGAGGCCGCAGACGAACTCGAAGCCGTCCTCGCCGGTATAGCCCGTGCGCGAAACCAGCGCTTTCTGGCGGAACAGCTCGATCTCACGGCAGGCGTGGCGCGGCACGGCCCGTTCCAGCTCCGCCGAGAAGACGGCCTGGAAAACGTGGCGCGCACCCGGCCCCTGCAGCGCCAGCATCACTGTCGCCGCCTGGCGATCGTCCAGAGCCAGATCCATCGCGCTGCGGCGGTGGCCGTGCAGCCAGCGCAGGTCGGCGTCGTAGCGCGAGGCGTTGCCGACCAGCAGCCAGCGCTCGCGGCCGATGCGGTAGAGGTACGGGTCGTCGAGGATGCCGCCATGCTCGTCGCAGAGCAGGTTGTAATGACCGGCGCCTTCCTCGACGTTGGCGGCATCGTACGTCAGCGTCTCACGCAGCAAGGTGAGAGCGTCCGGGCCGTTCAGGAACAGCCGTCCCATGTGCGAGACGTCGAACAGGCCGGCGCGCTCGCGCACGGCGCGCACCTCTTCGACGATGCCGGCGTACTGAATCGGCATCTCCCAACCGGCGAAGGGCGTCATGCGGGCGCCGAGGGCGCGGTGCGCCGCGTCGAGCGGGCTCCTGCGAAGCACGTCCTGCGCCATGCTGCCGGCTCCGGCGGCCGAGCGCCGCGACAGCTATTGTACGCCAGTCCGCAAGCGGTCCCGAGCTGAAGGCGTGCGGTGCAGGCGGGCGGCGAATGCGGTACGCTGGCGCACTGGGACCAGGTTCCACGCGGAGGGGTGCAAGATGGCAGGACCGCTCTCTGGAGTGCGCGTGCTCGATCTCGGTCAATACATCGCCGGACCGCTGGCCTCGATGTTGCTCGGCGACCTGGGCGCCGACGTGGTGCGCATCGATCCGCCCGGCGGGCCGCGCATGCAGGGGCCAGCCAACGCGACCTGGAACCGCGGCAAGCAGGCGTTCGCGCTCGATCTGAAGAGTGAGGCCGGCCGTGAGCGGGCGTGCCAGTTGATCGCGGCGGCCGACGTGCTGATCGAGAACTTCCGTCCTGGTGTGATGGCCCGCCTGGGTCTTGGCGCCGGCGAGCTGTGCGCGGCGAATCCCCGCCTGATTTATTGCGCCCTGCCCGGCTTCGCGGGCGACGATCCGCGCGCCGGCGTGGCGGCGTGGGAAGGCGTGGTCGGCGCCGCAACCGGCACCTACGCCACGCGGCTGGAGGGTGACAACGGCGGCGAGGGCGCCGTGTTCACGGCCGTGCCGATCTCCTCGGCCTACGCCGCCTTCCTCGGGGCGACGAGCGTGGTGATGGCGCTGATCGCCCGCGAGCGCGACGGCCAGGGCCAGCGCATCGAAGTGCCGCTGTTCGACGCCACCTTCACCGCGATCGGCGCCCGCGGCATCACCTTCCACGATCCGAGCGCCGCGCCGCCGCCGCGCGGCTCCGCCTGGGTGCGGCAGTACGAGTGCGCGGATGGCCGCTGGGTGCAGTTCCACGCGGCGAATACCCGCTTCATTCTGCAGTTCATCAAGGCCGCGGGCGTGGAGCAGTGGCAGAGCGAGGGATTGGCCGACCGCCAACGCCTCAACGGCGACCGCGCCCTTTCCGCCGAGCTGCTGGCGCGCATGGTCGCCCTGTTCAAGACGCGCACGGCGCAGGAATGGGAAGACCTGGTCAACGCCGCCGGCACGCCCACCGCGATCTGCCGCGAGAGCGCCGAGTGGCTGGAGCATCCGCACGCGCGTGGCTCGCGGATGATCGTTGAGGTCGAGGACCCGGAGTACGGCCCAATGCTGCAGCCGGGCGTGCAGGCCCGCCTCCTGGGCACACCCGGCGAGGTGCGGCCGCGTCCCACGGCGCACTCAACAGCGCTCCCTCCGGGCGATCCGTGGCCGCGGCCGCAGCTCACCCTCTCAGGCAACTCGCCCGCCCTGTGCACGCCCTCGTCAGACGGCGCCGTCCCGCTTTCG
The sequence above is drawn from the Dehalococcoidia bacterium genome and encodes:
- the gcvH gene encoding glycine cleavage system protein GcvH, which gives rise to METPRDLKYSKEHEWVRLEGETATVGITDFAQDQLGDIVYLSLSAAGTSVEQFGKIGEIESVKSVSELFTPIGGEISEINQAAVEEPEIINKEPYGGGWLIKLKVADAGQLDNLLSAEAYEQHTASEH
- the gcvT gene encoding glycine cleavage system aminomethyltransferase GcvT — protein: MAQDVLRRSPLDAAHRALGARMTPFAGWEMPIQYAGIVEEVRAVRERAGLFDVSHMGRLFLNGPDALTLLRETLTYDAANVEEGAGHYNLLCDEHGGILDDPYLYRIGRERWLLVGNASRYDADLRWLHGHRRSAMDLALDDRQAATVMLALQGPGARHVFQAVFSAELERAVPRHACREIELFRQKALVSRTGYTGEDGFEFVCGLDAGRSLWEALVAAGVTPCGLGARDVLRLEAALPLYGNDIDTTTTPWEAGLGWVVSLDAERPFEGRQALQNTRGATDRRLSCIRATERAVPRHGYTVRHEGRELGALTSGSFSPTINAGIGMAYLPLDLAKPGTALEVEIRGRAVPAAVVKRPFYRAANRE
- a CDS encoding CoA transferase; the encoded protein is MAGPLSGVRVLDLGQYIAGPLASMLLGDLGADVVRIDPPGGPRMQGPANATWNRGKQAFALDLKSEAGRERACQLIAAADVLIENFRPGVMARLGLGAGELCAANPRLIYCALPGFAGDDPRAGVAAWEGVVGAATGTYATRLEGDNGGEGAVFTAVPISSAYAAFLGATSVVMALIARERDGQGQRIEVPLFDATFTAIGARGITFHDPSAAPPPRGSAWVRQYECADGRWVQFHAANTRFILQFIKAAGVEQWQSEGLADRQRLNGDRALSAELLARMVALFKTRTAQEWEDLVNAAGTPTAICRESAEWLEHPHARGSRMIVEVEDPEYGPMLQPGVQARLLGTPGEVRPRPTAHSTALPPGDPWPRPQLTLSGNSPALCTPSSDGAVPLSALQGVKVLDLCIILAGPTCGRTLAEFGADVIKIDAPEREGGVAFHQDVNRGKRSILLDLKSNEGREVFWTLVDEAEVVVQNYRDGVVQRLGVDYEAVRRRKPRIVYASLNAYGHVGPWAQRPGWEQLAQAATGMQARYGRGGMPVLQPFPVNDYGTGIMGAYAVAAALYHRQRTGEGQHVQTALAYTACTLQSLFLQDFTGKRWDEPNGQRALGWGPLQRLYRAADGWFFLGAPEAERDRLAALAGVSGSAPLPDEAFAAALEAAFARRPRQAWVDALTAAGIGAQRTATVPELMMDGWVMAHGLSLRREHDGLGEITTNGPAPRLSRTPVRPGRPAPRPGSDARSILAEIGLADDLDGLAERGVVRLDLAAAR